A genomic window from Populus alba chromosome 19, ASM523922v2, whole genome shotgun sequence includes:
- the LOC118029545 gene encoding putative cyclin-D6-1 — MDFNLENPLTNSHELHFDTTPSLFLIESDHMPSKSYLKTLKEIDFDVSFRREAISSVLRVSCNFDPSLSYLAVNYLDRFLSSQGIPQSKPWVFKLLAVACVSLAAKMKEAEFHVTDIQGDGGFVFDPQTIQKMEVLILGALNWRMRSITPFSFISFFISLFKPKDPPLRQALKARACEIIFKAQNDINLLEFRPSLTAASALLYACHELFPMQFLCFRKAISICSYVNKENLLQCYNAMQETAMDGYKSQFDMVSSSDTPVNVLDRHFSSSESENTNGTVVMIPSNGSNKTWPEKDIKRRKISALCNNQTVQLSAFSDATTTMLM; from the exons ATGGATTTCAATCTTGAAAACCCATTAACGAATTCTCATGAGCTTCACTTTGACACAACCCCTTCTCTCTTCCTCATTGAATCTGACCACATGCCTTCAAAGAGCTACCTAAAGACCCTCAAAGAGATAGACTTTGATGTCTCTTTTAGAAGAGAAGCCATCTCTTCTGTCTTAAGG GTTTCTTGCAACTTCGATCCGTCCTTGTCCTATCTTGCTGTTAATTACCTCGATCGGTTCTTATCGAGCCAAGGAATTCCT CAATCAAAGCCATGGGTCTTTAAGCTTCTCGCAGTTGCTTGTGTCTCTCTAGCAGCCAAAATGAAGGAAGCAGAATTCCATGTCACTGATATTCAG ggtgatggtggttttgtaTTTGACCCTCAAACAATACAAAAGATGGAGGTGCTTATACTTGGGGCTTTAAATTGGAGGATGAGATCGATCACGCCATTCTCcttcatttctttcttcatttctttgttCAAACCTAAAGATCCACCATTGAGGCAGGCTCTTAAAGCTAGAGCTTGTGAAATCATCTTCAAAGCTCAAAATG atatcaatcttttggaGTTCAGGCCATCATTAACTGCTGCTTCAGCACTTCTCTATGCTTGTCATGAACTTTTTCCTATGCAGTTTTTATGCTTTAGAAAAGCCATATCCATCTGCTCATATGTAAATaag GAAAACTTGTTGCAATGCTATAACGCAATGCAAGAAACAGCAATGGATGGTTACAAGTCACAATTTGACATGGTGTCAAGTTCTGATACGCCAGTCAACGTGCTTGACCGGCATTTTTCAAGCTCAGAAAGTGAAAACACCAATGGGACTGTTGTGATGATACCTAGCAATGGCAGCAACAAGACCTGGCCAGAGAAAGACATCAAGAGAAGAAAGATCAGTGCTCTCTGTAATAATCAAACGGTTCAGCTTTCAGCTTTCTCAGATGCAACAACAACTATGCTGATGTGA
- the LOC118029546 gene encoding uncharacterized protein, which yields MVKATLVDKNGLRKGAWSREEDDKLRVYVQKYGHWNWRQLPRFAGLSRCGKSCRLRWMNYLRPDVKRGNFSDEEDNLIIQMHEELGNKWSIIAGKLPGRTDNEIKNHWHTNLSKRVKQSQSVSSELVNKEQSSETSESADSQAEKSETESVSVNTPSEPDGHPKIVENIPSPQEISCSELSSMNNDYVSAMNGAADSFSPMEIFQDSGFWNQPFLADNNDGQDDYHSLLFTEEVYMPSYPFNFDDDCMNWIQQTMQELQDI from the exons ATGGTCAAAGCAACCTTGGTTGATAAAAATGGACTCAGGAAAGGTGCATGGAGTAGAGAAGAAGATGATAAGTTGAGAGTTTATGTTCAGAAATATGGCCACTGGAATTGGCGACAACTTCCCAGGTTTGCTG GTTTATCAAGGTGTGGCAAGAGTTGCAGATTAAGATGGATGAACTATCTCCGGCCGGACGTGAAGCGTGGCAATTTCTCTGATGAAGAGGATAACTTGATCATTCAAATGCATGAAGAACTTGGAAATAA ATGGTCTATCATTGCTGGGAAATTACCTGGAAGAACAGACAATGAGATTAAAAATCATTGGCACACCAACTTGAGCAAGAGAGTGAAGCAAAGCCAATCAGTTTCTTCTGAGTTGGTGAATAAAGAGCAGTCGAGTGAAACTTCAGAGTCTGCAGATAGTCAAGCAGAAAAGTCCGAAACTGAAAGTGTTTCTGTCAATACTCCATCGGAACCAGATGGTCACCCGAAAATTGTAGAGAACATTCCTTCACCTCAAGAAATATCCTGCAGTGAGTTATCCTCCATGAATAATGATTATGTGTCAGCCATGAATGGTGCTGCAGATAGTTTCTCTCCAAtggaaatatttcaagattcaggTTTCTGGAACCAGCCATTTTTAGCCGACAACAACGACGGCCAAGATGATTATCATTCATTGTTATTCACAGAAGAAGTATACATGCCATCCTATCCATTCAACTTTGACGATGATTGTATGAATTGGATCCAGCAAACGATGCAGGAACTGCAagatatatag